The following coding sequences lie in one Niabella agricola genomic window:
- a CDS encoding nucleoside deaminase: MTDEYFMQQALKEAQRAFEEDEIPIGAVVVQGDRIIARGYNMTEKLNDPTAHAEMIALTSAFSFLNAKYLPGATLFVTVEPCVMCAGALYWSKLRRVVWGASDVKNGFSRVKPETSPFHPKTEIVTGILEEECAALMKAFFKAKR; encoded by the coding sequence ATGACGGATGAATATTTTATGCAGCAGGCGCTGAAAGAGGCACAGCGGGCATTTGAAGAAGACGAAATCCCCATCGGGGCCGTGGTGGTTCAGGGCGACCGCATCATTGCGCGGGGTTATAATATGACTGAAAAACTAAATGACCCTACGGCACATGCGGAGATGATCGCATTAACCTCTGCGTTCAGTTTTCTCAATGCCAAATATTTGCCGGGCGCCACCCTTTTTGTAACGGTGGAGCCCTGCGTCATGTGTGCCGGAGCGCTTTACTGGAGCAAGCTCCGCCGCGTGGTATGGGGCGCATCGGATGTAAAAAATGGCTTCAGCCGGGTAAAGCCGGAAACCTCGCCGTTTCATCCAAAAACGGAGATCGTTACCGGTATCCTGGAAGAAGAATGTGCCGCTTTGATGAAAGCTTTTTTTAAGGCAAAAAGGTAA
- a CDS encoding SusD/RagB family nutrient-binding outer membrane lipoprotein, which produces MIKFIQLSTILVLLAAAGCTKFDDKYYVDPNNPSKASGTQLIANAQLFLPSMSSNAYGPLYPQQLSLTTFTDNSRYMTTSFNFADWYTGPLMDLQTALNSPLDANEGPVENQVAVAKVLKAYFMWFLTDRWGDLPYSEAFQRLNKIAPKYDKQQVIYDSMFNLLTTANDAFILTNGAIKNDIIYNGDIGKWKRFGNTIHMLMALRLSKVDPEKGKAEFVKALAGGIMNANTDNLFFPHLADQSMENYWYNSFTRLGREWYALSKPLVDYMQPLNDPRLPVFGNKNKDGNYVGLEYGKAVPNANDIPGISLLGSGLRQQNSPVYLTTYAQALFAKAEAAKLGWIPGGDAEAKANYEEAIRQSIIMWTGSAAGFDAFMLNPSVIYNPANAIRQIAYQRWVHLFLNGYEAWAEWRRTDFPTLVAPTGANDGKIPRREGYPSAEAQINKANYDAAVASFPYGGSDGLNARVWWDKPQ; this is translated from the coding sequence ATGATAAAGTTTATACAACTTTCAACGATACTGGTACTCCTGGCAGCGGCCGGATGTACAAAATTTGACGATAAATACTATGTGGACCCCAATAACCCATCAAAAGCGTCCGGAACCCAGCTTATTGCAAATGCGCAGTTATTTTTGCCAAGCATGAGCTCCAATGCCTATGGGCCATTGTATCCGCAACAGCTGTCCCTGACCACATTTACGGACAACAGCCGGTATATGACTACCAGTTTCAATTTTGCAGACTGGTACACCGGCCCGTTAATGGACCTCCAAACAGCCCTTAACAGCCCCCTCGACGCTAATGAAGGGCCGGTGGAAAACCAGGTGGCTGTTGCCAAGGTACTGAAAGCGTATTTTATGTGGTTCCTTACCGACCGATGGGGCGATCTGCCTTACAGCGAAGCCTTTCAGCGACTCAATAAAATAGCTCCAAAATATGATAAGCAACAGGTCATTTATGATTCCATGTTTAATCTGCTGACAACGGCCAATGATGCCTTTATACTGACCAATGGAGCTATAAAGAATGATATTATCTATAATGGAGACATCGGTAAATGGAAACGGTTCGGAAATACCATTCATATGCTGATGGCGCTTCGGCTCTCAAAAGTGGATCCGGAAAAGGGAAAAGCTGAATTTGTGAAAGCGCTCGCTGGTGGAATTATGAATGCGAATACCGATAATCTATTTTTCCCGCACCTGGCAGATCAGTCGATGGAAAATTATTGGTACAACTCTTTTACCAGGTTGGGCCGGGAATGGTATGCGCTCAGCAAGCCATTGGTGGACTATATGCAGCCGTTGAATGATCCCAGACTTCCGGTATTTGGTAATAAAAATAAAGACGGCAATTATGTAGGCCTTGAATATGGAAAAGCCGTTCCCAACGCCAATGATATTCCCGGCATTTCCCTGCTCGGTTCCGGTTTACGGCAGCAAAACTCACCCGTATACCTCACCACCTACGCACAGGCACTCTTTGCAAAAGCAGAAGCCGCTAAACTTGGATGGATACCAGGCGGCGATGCTGAAGCAAAGGCAAATTACGAAGAAGCCATACGCCAGTCTATTATTATGTGGACCGGAAGCGCAGCAGGTTTTGATGCGTTTATGCTAAACCCCTCCGTTATTTACAACCCGGCAAATGCGATCCGGCAGATTGCCTACCAGCGATGGGTACACCTGTTCTTAAATGGCTACGAGGCCTGGGCAGAATGGCGCCGGACCGATTTCCCAACACTAGTGGCACCTACAGGAGCCAACGATGGAAAGATACCCCGTCGCGAAGGGTACCCCTCTGCTGAAGCTCAGATCAACAAAGCAAATTATGACGCAGCCGTTGCCTCCTTTCCTTATGGTGGATCCGACGGGTTAAACGCAAGAGTGTGGTGGGATAAACCGCAATAA
- a CDS encoding SusC/RagA family TonB-linked outer membrane protein — MKRKLSLPPAILLLLLFPLFLNAQQRQISGSVKNESGEPVPGATILQTGTPNAATTNDDGNFSMQVTGNNVQLEISSVSYISQKVSIGNNAFISVTLTTDQKATMEEVVVTALGVTRAQRSLGYATQQVEGKNLTMAKESNLIASLAGKISGAQIVGSSAANLGGTQKIKLRGINSLNGSGSPLLVVDGTPISNINFSSDNANGIDLGNIGQDINAEDVENVSVLKGPAASALYGLRGQYGVIMITTKKGGRSKTPTVSLNAAYTIDKVGNFLPLQNIYGVGNNQTFLKLPNGELYVNGNDESWGPKMDGTPVRMYYSFYKQDPEYGKATPFLPQPNNIKDFFVTGHNINNSISVSGGGDRSTYKLSYTNNYIKGTYPNTFLKRNNLGLNAALNVTDKLTVGTNVNYANNLGQRPVQGYQGSFTGATQWFQRNIDIHRLKNYKYADGTILNWNVNPNTTAGIITNNRPSDWNNPYFDAYENLNSDSRDRLFGDVNVKYQILPELRLSGFVRGDIFMQKLSQRTAVGGRLDPGYSEGKYQNKEINYELLAEYSKKWEDFSLNVNLGGNLLNTQYSYLSGYTVGGLSSPGWYSLEASVNRPVINQRLREKSVRSVYGMISAGYKDMLFIDGTLRNDVSSALPKKNNSYLYPSLSGSFVFSELLHSGVLSFGKLRASYASAGSDLDPYQILDIYAAGSIYATPSTTINTMRLPIELRNADIKPAYANSFEIGTELRFLKNRIGLDVTYYEQVNKNQILPLQISAATGFTNAIINAGRISNKGVEVSVKGTPVQAQNFQWNTTLNFAKNKGMVDELYPGVNAYQLGSNTYSSQTIYLYSNVKQPFGTLVGPGYKKDAATGKILLDESNMPVQELNKNFGSVVPDFTGGFLNSFQFKQFDLNGMIDFQSGGKFFSWSQMLAVKSGQAAITAAVNDKGKNVRDPLADGGGYKIEGISQKTGEAVTTYVDARTYFRNNIGTRIYDEWLYDASYIKLREVSIGYNFSKKTLEKTPVKALRLALIARNPLMIWQKAPKGLDPSELSSGSASISWIEKGELQTVRSYGINLNITF; from the coding sequence ATGAAGAGAAAGCTTTCCCTCCCCCCGGCAATCTTGCTTTTGCTGTTGTTTCCGCTCTTTTTAAACGCTCAGCAACGGCAGATAAGCGGATCCGTTAAAAATGAATCCGGCGAACCTGTTCCAGGAGCTACGATCCTTCAGACGGGCACTCCTAATGCCGCTACCACAAACGATGATGGAAATTTTTCCATGCAGGTAACCGGCAACAACGTGCAGCTTGAAATTTCTTCCGTTAGCTACATCTCACAAAAAGTATCCATCGGCAATAACGCCTTTATTTCGGTCACCCTGACAACGGACCAGAAAGCAACGATGGAAGAAGTGGTAGTCACCGCGTTGGGGGTCACCCGTGCGCAACGATCGCTCGGATATGCTACTCAACAGGTAGAAGGGAAAAATCTTACAATGGCAAAAGAATCGAACCTGATCGCCTCACTGGCAGGTAAAATTTCCGGTGCGCAAATCGTTGGTTCCTCCGCTGCCAACCTGGGCGGCACTCAAAAAATCAAGCTAAGAGGAATAAATTCCTTAAACGGCTCCGGTTCTCCGCTGCTGGTTGTAGACGGCACCCCCATTTCAAATATCAATTTCAGTTCTGACAATGCCAATGGCATTGACCTCGGTAATATTGGCCAGGATATCAACGCCGAAGATGTAGAAAATGTAAGTGTGTTAAAGGGACCTGCTGCATCCGCGCTTTATGGTCTTCGTGGTCAATATGGGGTTATCATGATCACCACGAAAAAGGGGGGCCGTTCCAAAACGCCAACAGTAAGTTTAAATGCTGCTTATACCATTGATAAGGTAGGCAACTTTTTGCCACTGCAAAACATTTATGGCGTGGGCAACAATCAGACATTCCTGAAACTACCCAATGGGGAATTGTATGTAAATGGCAATGATGAAAGCTGGGGGCCAAAAATGGACGGAACGCCTGTAAGAATGTATTATAGTTTTTATAAACAGGACCCGGAATATGGGAAAGCGACACCCTTTTTACCACAGCCCAATAACATTAAAGATTTTTTTGTAACCGGACATAACATCAACAACAGTATTTCAGTCTCAGGCGGTGGCGACCGGAGTACCTATAAACTGAGCTATACCAACAATTACATAAAAGGCACGTATCCCAATACTTTTCTAAAGCGCAACAACCTTGGCCTGAACGCTGCATTGAATGTAACCGACAAACTAACTGTTGGTACAAACGTTAACTATGCCAACAACCTGGGCCAAAGACCGGTTCAGGGCTACCAGGGATCTTTTACCGGGGCTACTCAATGGTTCCAGCGGAACATCGATATCCACCGCCTTAAAAACTATAAATATGCTGACGGAACGATTCTGAACTGGAATGTAAATCCCAATACAACGGCGGGCATCATTACCAACAATCGCCCAAGCGACTGGAACAACCCTTATTTTGACGCCTATGAAAATCTGAATTCCGATTCAAGAGACCGGTTGTTTGGAGACGTGAACGTAAAGTACCAGATCTTACCCGAACTGCGGCTAAGCGGCTTTGTAAGAGGTGATATTTTTATGCAAAAACTTTCCCAGCGCACGGCCGTAGGTGGCCGGCTGGATCCCGGCTACAGTGAAGGCAAATACCAAAACAAAGAAATCAATTATGAATTACTGGCAGAGTACAGCAAAAAATGGGAAGACTTTTCATTAAATGTAAACCTGGGGGGCAACCTGCTTAATACTCAATACTCCTATCTGTCTGGCTATACCGTAGGCGGTTTGTCAAGCCCCGGTTGGTACAGCCTGGAAGCCTCTGTCAACAGACCGGTTATTAACCAGCGTTTAAGAGAAAAAAGCGTGCGCAGTGTATATGGGATGATCTCTGCCGGCTATAAAGACATGTTGTTTATAGATGGAACGCTGAGGAACGACGTTTCGTCTGCGCTTCCAAAAAAAAATAACTCCTATCTCTATCCATCATTATCGGGCAGCTTCGTCTTTAGCGAACTGTTACATTCGGGAGTGCTGTCTTTTGGAAAACTAAGGGCAAGCTACGCCAGTGCCGGTTCTGATTTAGACCCTTACCAGATTCTCGACATCTATGCCGCAGGATCTATCTATGCCACCCCTTCCACAACGATCAATACGATGCGCCTGCCGATTGAGCTTAGAAATGCAGACATCAAGCCCGCCTATGCCAATTCTTTTGAAATCGGTACTGAACTCCGGTTTTTGAAGAACCGGATCGGGCTGGATGTAACCTACTATGAGCAGGTCAATAAGAACCAGATCCTGCCCTTACAAATTTCTGCCGCCACCGGCTTCACGAACGCCATCATCAATGCAGGGCGTATTTCCAACAAAGGCGTTGAAGTTTCTGTAAAGGGAACTCCGGTTCAGGCGCAAAACTTCCAGTGGAACACAACCCTGAATTTTGCCAAAAACAAAGGCATGGTTGATGAACTGTATCCCGGTGTAAACGCCTATCAACTGGGCTCAAATACCTATTCCAGTCAAACCATTTATCTGTATTCAAATGTTAAACAACCCTTTGGAACCCTGGTAGGGCCTGGCTATAAAAAAGATGCTGCTACCGGCAAAATATTACTGGATGAAAGCAACATGCCTGTTCAGGAATTAAACAAGAACTTTGGATCGGTAGTGCCCGATTTTACCGGTGGTTTTTTGAACAGTTTCCAGTTTAAACAATTTGACCTCAATGGAATGATCGACTTCCAGTCTGGCGGAAAATTCTTTAGCTGGTCACAAATGCTTGCCGTAAAATCGGGGCAGGCCGCCATCACCGCTGCCGTCAACGATAAAGGGAAAAATGTAAGAGACCCGCTGGCAGATGGAGGCGGATACAAAATAGAAGGAATATCTCAGAAAACAGGAGAGGCGGTTACGACATATGTAGATGCAAGAACTTATTTCAGAAATAATATCGGCACACGTATCTACGATGAATGGCTCTATGATGCCTCTTATATAAAGCTAAGAGAAGTAAGTATAGGCTACAACTTCAGCAAAAAAACGTTGGAAAAAACGCCGGTAAAAGCATTGCGTCTGGCCTTAATTGCGCGCAATCCGCTGATGATCTGGCAAAAAGCCCCTAAAGGTCTGGACCCCTCCGAACTTTCATCGGGCAGCGCGTCCATTAGCTGGATCGAAAAAGGAGAACTGCAAACCGTGCGTTCCTATGGCATTAATTTAAATATTACCTTCTAA
- a CDS encoding superoxide dismutase, protein MAFTLPALPYAPDALEPHIDKQTMEIHHGKHHQAYVDNLNKAIDGTEHADKSLEDLVKNAGAISPAVRNNGGGHWNHSFFWEILSADGGAPSGKLADAINETFGSLDALKEKINTAGATRFGSGWAWLIVKDGKLEVISTPNQDNPLMDVAEVKGTPILGVDVWEHAYYLKYQNRRPDYLKAFWNVVNWKKVEEHYNAAV, encoded by the coding sequence ATGGCATTTACACTACCAGCCCTTCCTTATGCGCCCGACGCGCTGGAACCGCACATCGACAAACAAACAATGGAAATTCACCACGGTAAGCACCACCAGGCTTACGTGGACAATTTAAATAAAGCGATTGATGGTACCGAGCATGCAGATAAATCGCTGGAAGACCTTGTGAAAAACGCAGGCGCTATTTCTCCGGCCGTTCGTAATAACGGTGGTGGCCATTGGAATCACTCATTTTTCTGGGAGATCCTGAGCGCTGATGGTGGTGCACCCTCCGGGAAACTGGCGGATGCGATTAATGAAACATTCGGTTCATTGGACGCGCTGAAGGAAAAAATAAATACAGCAGGTGCTACCCGTTTCGGAAGCGGCTGGGCCTGGCTGATCGTAAAGGATGGAAAACTGGAAGTGATTTCAACCCCTAATCAAGACAACCCCCTGATGGATGTTGCCGAAGTTAAAGGTACACCTATCCTTGGTGTGGATGTTTGGGAACACGCGTACTATTTGAAATATCAGAACCGGCGTCCGGATTATTTAAAAGCATTCTGGAATGTGGTGAACTGGAAGAAGGTTGAGGAACACTATAATGCAGCCGTATAA